The following proteins are co-located in the Streptomyces bottropensis ATCC 25435 genome:
- a CDS encoding alpha/beta hydrolase family protein, which translates to MIRVSRVVAAVTAALTVALVVPGTALAAPEPEPGRPSAPASPGLPEGWLTTGSGESAELVWRAPEKVPVGDAQVEFRSGERLLGTPRPAADGRTFRLPLDGVRLGSTDDLRVEAAGRRLDVAGAKAAARERRELDDSSDPSLLPRAATVNEVDPGVPGSFRTTSGEYSLPSVHLPGYDTDVEMKAVVVAPEDAPGSRPLALFLHGRHSTCFKGDDLTLEWPCPSDHEAVPSYRGYLHDQQLLASQGYVTVSISANSINAQDWQATDAGAQARSSLIRLHLAHWAAWAADPSTAPEAVRRAPGADLGRVLLVGHSRGGEGADRAALDSLAPPPADKDGYHGETRWTIRGTVLIGPTIFGQNPAPDVPSVTILPGCDGDVIDLQGELYVDGTRGVSRGRALHSAVYMTGANHNYFNSEWTPGQATAPADDDFSYGGDEHDPLCSPGTATRLSAEQQQKAGSTYIAAAARLFVAGDDRARPLLDGSPVRAASAGSARVLTHAVGAARSGAFLPAPSATVGGGRLCAQVDPDPDVSCLDPELRTASPHFAQWRRVSPGKEPDRYALAMNWSRAGTATELSPARPVSLSGAKSLSLRVIVPPNTTGTELDVALTDTAGRRADLGRVGVDGLPGTSRTSSYWAREVRVPLTAETRERIDLGHVKTLHLTPRTGSGTAWLVDAHGWRPGTPVVEPARLPRVDVGGLTVEEGDSGTRTYQVPVQVSGSGSGEVRLFVDEPGSDQQVVRTVRVRAGTRVDVPVTVEGNTRYGADDLHRVAVKTVRGALVGSYLGGVTAQNDDPQPTVTVTPVADQVTEGRPLVWRISLSAVADVVTWTDLQLLPVPDGTELSTKDVPATWLEETFRASPDPERPLSALPNDALLMSEVPAGDLSIDVSVPTVTDQLGEDTESLRLLLWTYDADGAPVEGPEFTGTVRDAS; encoded by the coding sequence GTGATCCGTGTCTCGCGCGTGGTGGCCGCTGTTACAGCGGCCCTCACGGTGGCGCTGGTGGTGCCGGGGACGGCACTCGCGGCGCCGGAACCGGAGCCCGGGCGGCCGTCCGCCCCCGCGTCTCCGGGACTTCCCGAAGGCTGGCTGACCACCGGTTCCGGGGAGTCCGCAGAGCTCGTGTGGCGGGCGCCCGAGAAGGTGCCGGTGGGCGACGCCCAGGTCGAGTTCCGCAGCGGGGAACGCCTGTTGGGCACTCCCAGACCCGCCGCGGACGGGCGCACGTTCCGGCTGCCGCTCGACGGGGTGCGCCTCGGCAGCACGGACGATCTGCGGGTCGAGGCCGCGGGCCGCCGTCTGGACGTGGCCGGAGCGAAAGCCGCCGCCCGTGAGCGCCGTGAACTCGACGACTCGTCGGACCCGTCGCTCCTGCCCCGCGCGGCGACCGTGAACGAGGTCGACCCCGGCGTGCCCGGCTCGTTCCGTACGACCAGCGGCGAGTACTCCCTGCCGTCGGTCCACCTGCCCGGTTACGACACCGACGTCGAGATGAAGGCCGTGGTGGTCGCGCCGGAGGACGCCCCGGGCAGCCGCCCGCTGGCGCTGTTCCTCCACGGCCGCCACTCCACCTGCTTCAAGGGCGACGACCTGACCCTGGAATGGCCGTGCCCGTCCGACCACGAGGCCGTCCCGAGCTACCGCGGCTACCTCCACGACCAGCAACTCCTCGCCTCCCAGGGCTATGTGACGGTCTCGATCTCCGCCAACTCGATCAACGCCCAGGACTGGCAGGCCACCGACGCCGGCGCCCAGGCCCGCTCCTCGCTGATACGGCTGCACCTGGCCCACTGGGCGGCCTGGGCCGCCGACCCGTCCACGGCCCCCGAGGCCGTACGCCGGGCGCCCGGCGCCGACCTCGGCCGGGTGCTGCTGGTGGGCCACTCCCGTGGCGGTGAGGGCGCCGACCGGGCCGCGCTGGACAGCCTCGCCCCGCCGCCCGCGGACAAGGACGGCTACCACGGCGAAACCCGCTGGACGATACGCGGAACCGTCCTCATCGGCCCCACGATCTTCGGCCAGAACCCCGCACCCGACGTGCCGTCCGTGACGATCCTGCCGGGCTGCGACGGAGACGTCATCGACCTTCAGGGCGAGCTCTACGTCGACGGCACCCGGGGGGTCAGCCGCGGCAGGGCCCTGCACAGCGCGGTCTACATGACCGGCGCGAACCACAACTACTTCAACAGCGAGTGGACCCCCGGCCAGGCCACGGCACCGGCCGACGACGACTTCTCCTACGGCGGCGACGAGCACGACCCGCTGTGCTCGCCTGGCACCGCCACCCGGCTCAGCGCCGAGCAGCAGCAGAAGGCCGGCTCGACGTACATAGCCGCCGCGGCCCGGCTGTTCGTCGCCGGTGACGACCGGGCCCGCCCGCTGCTCGACGGTTCCCCCGTGCGTGCCGCCTCCGCCGGATCCGCCCGCGTCCTCACGCACGCCGTCGGCGCCGCCCGCTCGGGGGCGTTCCTCCCGGCTCCCTCCGCCACGGTCGGCGGCGGCCGGCTGTGCGCCCAGGTGGACCCGGACCCGGACGTCTCCTGCCTGGACCCCGAACTCAGGACCGCTTCCCCGCACTTCGCCCAGTGGCGCAGGGTGTCACCCGGCAAGGAGCCGGACCGGTACGCGCTGGCCATGAACTGGAGCCGCGCCGGCACCGCCACCGAGCTCAGCCCCGCCCGCCCGGTCTCCCTGTCCGGCGCGAAGTCGCTGAGCCTGCGCGTGATCGTCCCGCCGAACACCACCGGCACCGAGCTGGACGTCGCCCTCACCGACACCGCCGGTCGGCGGGCGGACCTCGGCCGGGTCGGCGTCGACGGTCTGCCGGGCACCTCCCGCACCTCCTCCTACTGGGCGCGCGAGGTCCGCGTACCCCTCACCGCCGAGACGCGGGAGCGCATCGACCTCGGTCACGTCAAGACGCTCCACCTGACCCCGCGCACCGGGTCCGGGACGGCCTGGCTGGTGGACGCGCACGGCTGGCGTCCCGGCACGCCCGTCGTCGAGCCCGCGCGGCTGCCGCGCGTGGACGTCGGCGGGCTGACCGTCGAGGAGGGCGACTCCGGCACGCGTACCTACCAGGTGCCGGTACAGGTCTCCGGGTCGGGCAGCGGCGAGGTCCGGCTGTTCGTGGACGAGCCGGGCAGCGACCAGCAGGTCGTGCGCACGGTGCGGGTCCGGGCGGGCACCCGCGTCGACGTGCCGGTCACGGTCGAGGGCAACACCCGCTACGGCGCCGACGATCTCCACCGGGTGGCCGTCAAGACCGTACGCGGCGCCCTGGTCGGCTCCTACCTGGGCGGCGTCACCGCGCAGAACGACGACCCCCAGCCCACGGTGACCGTGACACCGGTCGCCGACCAGGTCACCGAGGGCCGGCCCTTGGTCTGGCGGATCAGCCTCTCCGCGGTCGCCGATGTCGTGACGTGGACGGATCTGCAACTGCTGCCCGTCCCCGACGGCACCGAACTGTCCACCAAGGACGTCCCCGCGACGTGGCTGGAGGAGACCTTCCGGGCCTCGCCGGATCCCGAGCGGCCCCTGTCCGCCCTGCCGAACGACGCGCTGCTCATGTCCGAAGTGCCCGCGGGCGACCTGAGCATCGACGTGTCCGTGCCCACCGTCACCGACCAGCTCGGCGAGGACACGGAGTCGCTGCGCCTGCTCCTGTGGACCTACGACGCCGACGGAGCGCCGGTCGAGGGCCCGGAGTTCACCGGCACGGTACGTGACGCCTCCTAG